In the genome of Taurinivorans muris, one region contains:
- a CDS encoding 4Fe-4S dicluster domain-containing protein translates to MRQRFQILSDPRFRLVYNETRSFIDGPAPKKVRLNRENFNLVDGVKKKTKVYPGMLLATHPSIDKGDLHSPMYGEITEINHRSIFIDAVDQEGIEGQVEPIDVLAEGKEGEELILQMKQMGVNTKSLGQEVDTLIINGLNPDPGVTWAEPMLTQNGHNLHAGIELHKRLARAKHIVLAVPKGMHVSYDNIDVVCVEPEYPKSVNALLVKEVTGKENPEGVGAVGLHNIWSLGRVGVTGLPLMETVITIGSQTKWANYIVKNGMWIGQLLEYAGIELRDGDIISRGGPLRGECLDRLDRSITKGTTGLFVVESGTVPPMEGHSPCINCGACVQVCPAHLNPSTLSRYAEFANYNACLAEHSTHCLECGLCGYVCIARRPVLQYIRLANAKIKEMQEFVWEENK, encoded by the coding sequence ATGCGACAACGGTTTCAAATTCTCAGTGACCCTCGGTTTCGTTTGGTTTATAATGAAACAAGGAGTTTTATTGATGGTCCGGCTCCTAAAAAAGTCCGTCTTAATCGGGAAAACTTCAACCTTGTTGACGGAGTGAAAAAGAAAACGAAAGTATATCCCGGTATGCTTTTGGCGACCCATCCCTCAATAGATAAAGGGGATTTGCATTCCCCCATGTACGGTGAAATCACAGAAATAAATCACCGCAGTATTTTTATTGACGCAGTTGATCAGGAGGGGATAGAAGGACAGGTTGAACCTATCGATGTCCTTGCCGAAGGCAAAGAGGGCGAAGAGCTTATTTTGCAAATGAAGCAAATGGGAGTCAATACCAAGTCCTTGGGGCAAGAGGTGGACACCCTTATTATTAATGGTTTGAATCCCGATCCCGGGGTAACATGGGCGGAACCCATGCTCACGCAAAACGGGCACAACCTGCATGCCGGCATTGAACTGCATAAACGCTTGGCAAGGGCTAAACACATTGTTTTGGCAGTGCCGAAAGGCATGCATGTTTCCTATGACAATATCGATGTTGTTTGCGTCGAACCTGAATATCCCAAAAGCGTCAACGCGCTTTTAGTTAAAGAAGTGACCGGCAAGGAAAATCCGGAAGGGGTCGGAGCTGTCGGTTTGCATAACATCTGGAGTTTGGGGCGTGTCGGGGTTACCGGGCTTCCTCTTATGGAAACCGTCATCACCATCGGTTCGCAAACGAAATGGGCTAACTATATTGTAAAAAACGGCATGTGGATCGGACAGCTTCTTGAATATGCCGGCATTGAACTTCGTGACGGGGATATCATCTCCCGCGGCGGTCCTCTTCGCGGGGAATGTCTGGACAGGCTCGACCGTTCCATTACCAAAGGGACGACCGGTTTGTTCGTGGTAGAATCAGGAACCGTCCCCCCCATGGAAGGGCACAGTCCCTGCATCAACTGCGGCGCTTGTGTCCAAGTTTGCCCGGCGCATTTAAATCCGAGCACTTTGAGCAGATATGCTGAATTTGCAAATTACAATGCCTGCCTTGCCGAACACAGCACCCATTGTTTGGAATGCGGGCTTTGCGGGTATGTTTGTATCGCCCGCCGTCCGGTGCTGCAATACATCCGTCTTGCAAACGCCAAGATTAAGGAAATGCAGGAATTTGTTTGGGAAGAAAATAAGTAA
- the radA gene encoding DNA repair protein RadA: MVKMKETYICSNCKAESPQWKGQCPNCKEWNTLELATVKKTNSFIKKAIKSNKVIVLHEASFDNHANFGCGLEALDKILGNGFVPGSAILVGGEPGIGKSTLLLQLAGAVASGKYIENNVCIKTQEPHTVLYASGEESLPQIKARAERLEVLHDNLLAIATNRVQDIVDIIETASPDLLIVDSVQTLSSDMAEGLAGNVSQVKACATELVDACKKNNTTLILVGHVTKDGDLAGPRLLEHLVDTVISLEGDRKQVFRLLRVLKNRFGPNQELIVFQMKQKGLEVVEDPSTFFLGARDSSLSGTAIVMAVDGQKPFAVEIQALVTKTYLSIPRRTGLGFDVNRLHLLLAVLEKRLRLNFGQVDIYAKVGGGMRLQEPGLDLALVAAVLSSFYDIPLPERAVFWGEVDLNGQIRPVSAHGIRLNQATKLGYAPIFCPLEEKSPFYVKTIAELQQKLFRK, encoded by the coding sequence ATGGTAAAAATGAAAGAAACGTATATTTGCAGCAATTGCAAGGCGGAATCCCCGCAGTGGAAAGGGCAGTGCCCCAATTGCAAGGAATGGAACACGCTTGAACTTGCAACGGTGAAAAAAACAAATTCCTTTATAAAAAAAGCGATAAAATCAAATAAAGTCATAGTGTTACATGAAGCTAGCTTTGATAATCACGCAAATTTCGGCTGCGGGCTCGAAGCATTGGATAAAATCCTCGGAAACGGCTTTGTTCCTGGCTCTGCAATCTTAGTCGGAGGCGAACCGGGCATCGGCAAATCCACACTTTTGCTCCAGCTGGCAGGAGCGGTCGCTTCCGGAAAATATATTGAAAATAATGTATGCATTAAAACCCAAGAACCGCACACCGTTCTATACGCCAGCGGCGAAGAATCGCTGCCGCAAATCAAAGCCAGAGCGGAACGTTTGGAAGTTCTCCATGACAATCTCTTAGCCATTGCGACCAATAGGGTTCAAGACATCGTGGATATTATCGAAACGGCAAGCCCGGACCTTTTAATCGTGGATTCCGTGCAAACCCTTTCTTCCGATATGGCGGAAGGCTTGGCGGGAAATGTCAGCCAAGTGAAAGCCTGCGCGACGGAACTTGTGGACGCATGCAAAAAAAACAACACAACCCTTATTTTAGTCGGACACGTGACCAAGGACGGGGACCTCGCAGGTCCCAGACTCTTGGAACATTTGGTGGATACGGTCATTTCGCTCGAAGGTGACAGAAAACAAGTTTTCCGTTTGCTCAGGGTTTTAAAAAACCGTTTCGGCCCCAATCAGGAATTGATAGTTTTTCAAATGAAGCAAAAAGGTCTGGAAGTTGTTGAAGACCCATCCACGTTTTTTTTGGGCGCAAGGGATTCTTCGCTCTCCGGAACGGCTATTGTCATGGCTGTTGACGGACAAAAACCTTTTGCGGTTGAAATTCAAGCACTTGTCACAAAAACCTATTTAAGCATTCCAAGACGCACGGGCTTAGGCTTTGATGTCAACCGCCTGCACCTTTTGCTGGCGGTTTTGGAAAAACGCCTGCGCCTCAATTTCGGACAGGTCGACATTTATGCAAAAGTCGGCGGAGGCATGCGTTTGCAGGAACCGGGACTGGACTTGGCGCTTGTTGCCGCCGTGCTTTCTTCTTTTTATGACATTCCGCTTCCGGAACGCGCTGTTTTTTGGGGAGAAGTGGATTTGAACGGACAAATCAGACCCGTCAGCGCCCATGGCATACGGCTTAACCAAGCGACAAAACTGGGTTATGCCCCGATTTTTTGCCCATTGGAAGAAAAATCGCCTTTTTATGTCAAAACAATTGCGGAATTGCAGCAAAAACTCTTTAGAAAATAA
- a CDS encoding DUF362 domain-containing protein translates to MKSKVYFADMHCRKQEDNKSAKIEKLCQAIGLNSIIKRDDLTAIKLHFGEMGNDTHIRPQLVRKVVDLVKQEKAKPFLTDTTTLYSGSRRNAVDHLNTAYAHGFAPCTVNAPVIIADGLNGLSQIDVPVNLRHFKETHIAREIHDADSMVVLSHVKGHEMAGFGGAIKNLAMGCASFWGKRDQHQTKVSINKESCIGCASCAKVCPAHAISMAKDENGKKTAHADPGKCIGCFECITVCGPKAITAEWETELYAFVERIAEYAYGAVQNKKEKVIYINFVLNVTPDCDCVAWSDAPLIADIGILASTDPVAIDKASYDLVTKAQSLIPMENNGIGIDKFTRQWGYTHGYHQIEHAAEIGLGSLDYELINI, encoded by the coding sequence ATGAAATCAAAAGTTTATTTCGCAGATATGCATTGCAGAAAGCAAGAAGACAACAAATCTGCCAAAATTGAAAAACTTTGCCAAGCGATTGGTTTAAACTCCATAATAAAACGTGATGATTTAACCGCGATAAAACTGCATTTCGGAGAAATGGGCAACGATACCCATATTCGCCCCCAGCTTGTGCGTAAAGTCGTTGATTTGGTCAAGCAGGAAAAGGCAAAACCTTTTCTTACGGACACGACAACCCTGTACAGCGGCTCACGCCGAAACGCCGTCGACCATTTAAACACCGCCTATGCGCACGGTTTCGCCCCATGCACCGTCAATGCTCCGGTCATTATCGCAGACGGACTGAACGGACTGAGCCAAATCGATGTGCCTGTCAATCTCAGGCATTTCAAAGAAACCCATATCGCCCGTGAAATTCATGACGCCGACAGCATGGTTGTTTTATCCCACGTGAAAGGGCATGAAATGGCGGGTTTCGGCGGAGCGATAAAAAATCTCGCCATGGGCTGCGCTTCTTTTTGGGGAAAACGCGACCAGCACCAAACAAAAGTTTCCATAAATAAGGAAAGTTGCATCGGCTGCGCAAGCTGCGCCAAAGTTTGCCCCGCACACGCGATAAGCATGGCGAAAGATGAAAACGGCAAAAAAACAGCTCACGCCGATCCCGGCAAATGTATCGGCTGTTTTGAATGCATAACCGTTTGCGGACCGAAAGCGATTACCGCCGAATGGGAAACCGAGCTTTACGCCTTTGTCGAAAGAATTGCCGAATATGCTTACGGTGCGGTTCAAAATAAAAAAGAAAAGGTCATTTATATCAACTTTGTTTTGAATGTGACTCCTGACTGCGACTGCGTGGCTTGGAGCGACGCACCGTTGATTGCGGATATCGGAATTTTGGCTTCCACGGACCCGGTCGCTATCGATAAAGCGAGCTATGACCTCGTCACCAAAGCGCAAAGCCTGATACCGATGGAAAATAACGGTATCGGCATTGATAAATTCACCCGTCAGTGGGGGTATACGCACGGCTATCATCAAATCGAGCATGCGGCTGAAATCGGTCTCGGCTCTTTGGATTACGAACTTATCAACATATGA
- a CDS encoding RnfABCDGE type electron transport complex subunit D: MSNLNQKILFSMTAAPFWHCGRTVQGNSIHTLFALSLVIAMAFWHWGIPVLGVVGLSVLVSVLTEEFWNTIMGRHSTFMDGTAAVSGVLLACLLPSTAPFWLVIIGAFCAITFGKMAFGGYGANPVSTVCVGWAMIFVSFPIYMDANAMLLQTDFIDPLVRLKYFGPDFMVNSVTCLDLFLGKQIGGLGVVQNAGIILGGIYLIAKGIVRLEIVISFIAGVLLLGGILNICSAELYVNPFYHLLTGSTLFCAFFLATECASAPDRAIGMFLYGLMGGMLVVTIRTFGVYTDGAPFAVMLINLLSPYFAMIQPKPFGVK, encoded by the coding sequence ATGAGTAATTTAAATCAAAAAATATTGTTTTCTATGACAGCCGCTCCTTTTTGGCATTGCGGGCGGACGGTGCAGGGAAATAGTATCCATACCTTATTTGCCTTGTCTTTGGTTATTGCTATGGCATTTTGGCATTGGGGAATTCCTGTTTTAGGCGTGGTGGGCTTATCTGTTTTGGTTTCCGTGCTGACAGAGGAATTTTGGAATACAATCATGGGACGCCATTCCACATTCATGGACGGGACCGCTGCGGTATCAGGCGTGCTTTTAGCTTGTCTTCTTCCCTCAACCGCGCCGTTTTGGCTTGTCATTATCGGCGCATTCTGCGCGATTACTTTCGGTAAAATGGCTTTTGGCGGATATGGGGCGAATCCTGTTTCAACTGTTTGCGTCGGCTGGGCGATGATTTTTGTTTCTTTTCCGATTTATATGGACGCAAATGCGATGCTTTTGCAAACGGATTTTATTGACCCGCTTGTGCGTTTAAAATATTTCGGTCCGGATTTCATGGTAAATTCCGTAACGTGCTTGGATTTGTTTTTAGGAAAGCAAATCGGCGGACTGGGCGTTGTGCAGAACGCGGGTATCATTCTTGGCGGAATATATCTTATCGCGAAAGGGATTGTCCGTTTGGAAATTGTTATCTCCTTTATCGCGGGCGTGCTGTTGCTCGGCGGTATTTTGAATATTTGCAGCGCAGAGCTTTATGTCAATCCTTTTTATCATCTTTTGACGGGGTCGACGTTATTTTGTGCGTTTTTCCTCGCAACGGAATGCGCAAGCGCCCCTGACAGAGCTATCGGCATGTTTTTGTACGGATTAATGGGAGGAATGCTTGTCGTTACGATCAGAACGTTCGGTGTTTATACGGACGGCGCTCCTTTCGCTGTTATGCTCATCAATTTACTTAGTCCTTATTTCGCTATGATCCAACCAAAACCATTTGGAGTTAAGTAA
- a CDS encoding NAD(P)-dependent oxidoreductase: protein MKNIGFIGIGVMGASMVRNLLKQGFSVSVYNRTRAKAEALQKDGAVVCDSIKDCIQNKDAVITMIGYPKDIEEVYFSDHGIIANAPQHAYLIDMTTSSPKLAERIYEEAKAKGLKALDAPVSGGDIGAKNATLAIMVGGDEDAFDACQDIFKAMGKNIVYEGKAGAGQHVKMANQIVVAANTTGVCEAISYCKAMGIDPETMLKTIETGAAASWQVSNNGPKMCANDFAPGFFIKHFVKDMKIALEECQNKNIQLPVLEKVYSIYQEMEDSKQGELGTQAIISKYSK from the coding sequence ATGAAAAACATAGGATTCATCGGCATAGGCGTAATGGGGGCGTCCATGGTCCGCAATCTTTTGAAACAAGGTTTTTCCGTAAGTGTGTACAACCGCACGCGGGCAAAAGCGGAAGCTTTGCAAAAAGACGGAGCGGTGGTTTGTGACAGCATAAAGGACTGCATTCAAAACAAAGATGCGGTCATCACCATGATCGGTTATCCCAAAGACATAGAAGAAGTTTATTTTTCAGACCATGGCATTATCGCCAATGCCCCGCAGCATGCATACCTTATCGATATGACAACTTCCAGCCCGAAACTTGCCGAACGCATTTATGAAGAAGCGAAGGCAAAAGGGCTGAAAGCTCTTGACGCGCCTGTTTCCGGCGGCGATATCGGCGCTAAAAACGCAACGCTCGCCATTATGGTCGGCGGTGATGAAGATGCGTTTGACGCCTGCCAAGATATTTTTAAAGCTATGGGAAAAAATATCGTTTATGAAGGAAAAGCCGGGGCGGGACAACATGTGAAAATGGCAAACCAGATTGTCGTTGCGGCTAACACCACCGGAGTATGCGAAGCCATTTCCTATTGCAAAGCCATGGGAATTGACCCTGAAACCATGCTCAAAACCATTGAGACCGGTGCGGCGGCAAGCTGGCAGGTAAGCAATAACGGACCTAAAATGTGCGCCAATGATTTCGCTCCCGGATTTTTCATCAAACACTTTGTCAAAGACATGAAAATAGCCTTGGAAGAATGTCAAAATAAAAATATTCAGCTGCCGGTTTTGGAAAAAGTCTATTCCATATATCAAGAAATGGAAGACAGCAAACAAGGGGAACTCGGCACACAAGCCATTATCAGCAAATATTCCAAATAA
- a CDS encoding DUF362 domain-containing protein gives MKAKVYFTDMRCRKEAENKTAKVEKLCEHIGINNFIKKNDLTAIKLHFGEFGNDTHLRPQLVRKVVDLAKQAGANPFLTDTNTLYSGSRKNSVDHLETAYAHGFGPATMNAPIIIADGLNGKNTMEVPVENLKYFQKTFIAREIYEADSMIVLSHFKGHLVAGFGGAIKNLAMGCASFWGKRAQHDTRVKVNAENCIACGNCLKICPAHAVSMKKEENAKHAFVDRNKCIGCFECQTVCAPKAIVNEHDSDLSSFVERIAEYAYSAIQNKKNKVFYVNFLLNITPDCDCVSWSDAPMVADIGILASTDPLAIDKASYDLVTRAKSLQPMENDGINIDKFAHRWEKTHGYNIFTHGEKIGLGSLDYELIKI, from the coding sequence ATGAAAGCAAAAGTTTATTTTACGGATATGCGCTGCAGAAAAGAAGCTGAAAATAAGACGGCAAAAGTTGAAAAGCTTTGCGAACATATCGGAATAAATAATTTTATTAAAAAAAATGATTTGACAGCTATAAAACTCCATTTCGGGGAATTTGGAAACGATACCCATTTGCGTCCGCAGCTGGTGCGCAAAGTGGTGGACTTGGCAAAACAGGCAGGGGCGAATCCGTTCTTAACGGATACCAACACCCTTTATTCCGGTTCCCGCAAAAATTCCGTCGATCATTTGGAAACCGCTTACGCCCACGGGTTCGGTCCTGCGACCATGAACGCGCCCATTATCATTGCCGACGGTTTAAACGGCAAAAATACCATGGAAGTACCCGTCGAAAATTTAAAATACTTTCAAAAAACCTTTATCGCCCGTGAAATTTACGAAGCTGATTCCATGATTGTTTTATCCCATTTCAAGGGGCATTTGGTTGCGGGGTTCGGCGGAGCGATAAAAAACCTCGCCATGGGCTGCGCTTCCTTTTGGGGAAAAAGAGCCCAGCACGATACGAGAGTTAAAGTCAATGCCGAAAATTGCATAGCATGCGGAAACTGCCTCAAAATCTGCCCCGCCCATGCCGTAAGCATGAAAAAAGAAGAAAATGCCAAACATGCTTTCGTTGACAGGAACAAATGCATAGGCTGTTTTGAATGTCAAACCGTTTGCGCACCGAAAGCCATTGTCAACGAACATGATTCAGACCTTTCTTCCTTTGTGGAAAGGATTGCGGAATACGCTTATTCAGCAATACAAAACAAAAAAAACAAGGTTTTTTATGTCAATTTCCTGCTGAACATCACTCCTGACTGCGATTGCGTTTCATGGAGCGACGCCCCGATGGTTGCGGACATCGGCATTTTGGCTTCGACAGACCCTCTTGCCATCGACAAAGCGAGCTACGACCTCGTAACCCGTGCAAAAAGCTTGCAGCCAATGGAAAATGACGGAATAAACATTGATAAGTTCGCCCATAGATGGGAAAAAACACATGGTTATAATATTTTTACCCACGGTGAAAAAATCGGTTTGGGCTCATTGGACTATGAACTCATAAAAATATAA
- a CDS encoding cytochrome c3 family protein, which translates to MKNNLKLIVLVVLAVVSIGVYCIPGKQEKVPTRVLLDNLGGKVIFSHKTHANNYGFGCGDCHHESSDPIESVLACGTCHGSLPANAELAEIAKTGDGKTPLGPMPYHDTNLVTDKNACLTCHHLEFVQKDWGHDKHAEEFGLDCDTCHHSDTDIEPEPMNCNSCHSDTDAVTLKDAVHAKCESCHQEWFDEGLKSCRKCHEELDTRKELVKDGDFTMNTDYAKCSKCHGTQEPQELVQNRMGAFHAFCIGCHESLRISYLDGSNCTQCHTK; encoded by the coding sequence TTGAAAAATAATCTTAAGCTCATTGTTTTAGTTGTTCTTGCAGTAGTGAGTATAGGTGTTTATTGCATTCCTGGGAAGCAGGAAAAAGTTCCTACGCGGGTTCTGCTTGATAATTTGGGGGGAAAAGTCATTTTTTCCCATAAAACGCATGCGAACAATTACGGATTTGGCTGCGGTGACTGTCATCATGAAAGTTCCGATCCCATCGAGTCAGTGCTTGCATGCGGAACATGCCATGGTTCTCTTCCTGCAAACGCGGAGTTAGCCGAAATTGCCAAAACCGGCGACGGTAAAACTCCATTGGGACCAATGCCTTATCATGATACGAATCTTGTTACGGACAAGAATGCCTGTTTAACGTGCCACCATTTGGAATTTGTGCAAAAAGATTGGGGGCATGACAAGCATGCCGAAGAATTCGGTTTAGATTGCGACACTTGTCACCACAGCGATACGGATATCGAGCCGGAACCGATGAACTGCAATTCCTGCCACAGCGATACGGATGCCGTCACCTTGAAAGACGCCGTGCATGCGAAATGCGAAAGCTGTCACCAAGAATGGTTTGATGAAGGCTTGAAATCATGCAGGAAATGCCATGAAGAACTTGATACGCGCAAAGAACTTGTCAAGGACGGCGATTTTACAATGAACACGGATTATGCAAAATGTTCAAAATGCCATGGAACGCAGGAGCCTCAGGAATTGGTGCAAAATCGTATGGGGGCTTTCCATGCTTTTTGCATTGGTTGTCATGAAAGCCTTCGTATAAGTTATCTTGACGGCAGCAACTGCACGCAATGTCATACTAAGTAG